A DNA window from Streptomyces bacillaris contains the following coding sequences:
- a CDS encoding bifunctional phosphatase PAP2/diacylglycerol kinase family protein, which yields MSSSRPSSAAPAADRVRHWLQGRDLAVFHGVAGRHWPGADPLLPKLSRSANHGLLWFGTALGIAALGSSARSRRAALRGVASLAVASAAINTVGKGAVRRQRPILDQVPVMRQLKRQPVTTSFPSGHAASAAAFATGVALESKGWGAVVAPVAAAVAASRVYTGVHYPSDVLAGAALGIGAAFALRGVVPTRGQLPAPGRPPGEAPALPGGKGLVVVVNQASGTATATASLVREALPQAEVVECAPEDLSTAMEKAAGRGRALGVCGGDGTVNLAASVAATHSMPLAVFPGGTLNHFAYDLGIETVQEAAAALTAGDAIQVDLGRFRPGPKGPEGADGYFLNAFSLGVYPELVRTREHWSPRIGGWPAGVLAAFHVLRGRQPLEAEFQGRRRPLWLLFVGNGLFQRVGPAPGRRHNLADGLLDVRVVHGGRTPALRLLAAAVAGPLTRSPAHAAVRRRRVRIAGLAPGTPYAYDGEVAHSGKELLIDKLPEALTVYCPMPV from the coding sequence ATGTCGTCATCGCGCCCATCGTCCGCCGCCCCCGCCGCCGACCGGGTCCGGCACTGGCTCCAAGGACGGGATCTCGCCGTCTTCCACGGCGTCGCCGGTCGGCACTGGCCGGGCGCCGATCCGCTGCTGCCCAAGCTGAGCCGGAGCGCCAACCACGGGCTGCTCTGGTTCGGGACGGCCCTCGGCATCGCGGCCCTCGGCTCCAGCGCCCGGTCCCGGCGCGCCGCGCTGCGCGGGGTCGCCTCGCTGGCCGTGGCCTCGGCGGCGATCAACACGGTGGGCAAGGGCGCGGTCCGCAGGCAGCGGCCGATACTCGACCAGGTGCCGGTGATGCGGCAGCTGAAGCGGCAGCCCGTGACCACGTCGTTCCCCTCCGGGCACGCGGCGTCGGCCGCCGCCTTCGCCACCGGGGTGGCGCTCGAGTCGAAGGGCTGGGGCGCGGTGGTCGCGCCCGTCGCTGCGGCGGTGGCCGCCTCCCGCGTCTACACGGGCGTCCACTATCCGAGCGACGTCCTGGCCGGGGCCGCGCTCGGCATAGGGGCCGCGTTCGCCCTGCGCGGGGTCGTCCCCACCCGGGGGCAGCTCCCGGCGCCCGGCCGCCCGCCCGGTGAGGCGCCCGCGCTGCCCGGCGGGAAGGGGCTCGTGGTCGTGGTGAACCAGGCGTCGGGCACGGCCACCGCGACCGCGTCGCTGGTGCGTGAGGCGCTGCCGCAGGCCGAGGTCGTCGAGTGCGCGCCCGAGGACCTCTCCACCGCCATGGAGAAGGCTGCGGGCCGGGGCAGGGCGCTGGGGGTCTGCGGCGGCGACGGCACGGTCAACCTGGCGGCCTCCGTCGCGGCGACGCACAGCATGCCACTGGCCGTCTTCCCGGGCGGGACGCTGAACCACTTCGCCTACGACCTGGGCATCGAGACGGTCCAGGAAGCCGCGGCGGCGCTCACGGCGGGCGACGCCATACAGGTCGACCTGGGCCGCTTCCGCCCCGGCCCGAAGGGGCCCGAGGGGGCGGACGGCTACTTCCTCAACGCGTTCAGCCTGGGCGTCTATCCGGAGCTGGTACGGACCCGGGAGCACTGGTCGCCCCGGATCGGCGGCTGGCCCGCCGGGGTGCTCGCCGCCTTCCACGTGCTGCGCGGACGGCAGCCCCTGGAGGCCGAATTCCAGGGCCGCAGGCGCCCGTTGTGGCTGCTCTTCGTCGGCAACGGCCTCTTCCAGCGGGTCGGCCCGGCGCCCGGCCGGCGCCACAACCTGGCGGACGGGCTGCTGGACGTGCGGGTGGTGCACGGCGGCCGGACGCCCGCGCTGCGGCTGCTGGCGGCGGCGGTGGCCGGTCCGCTGACCCGCTCCCCCGCCCATGCGGCGGTGCGGCGGCGCCGGGTGCGGATCGCCGGTCTGGCGCCGGGGACTCCGTACGCATACGACGGTGAAGTGGCCCACTCCGGGAAGGAGTTGCTGATCGACAAGCTGCCGGAGGCACTGACGGTCTACTGCCCGATGCCCGTCTGA
- a CDS encoding methyltransferase domain-containing protein, translating to MPDAAPPKETAVYTHGHHESVLRSHRWRTAANSAGYLLGELRPGMAVLDVGCGPGTITADLAALVAPGRVTAVDTGTGILEQAAAVAAERGLENVEFAVADVHALDFPDGSFDVVHAHQVLQHVGDPVQALREMRRVCRPGGVVAARDSDYAAMAWYPETPGLAAWQEVYRRVARANGGDPDAGRKLLSWARQAGFTDITPTAAAWCFATPETRAWWSGLWADRTTDSVYAELAVRGGHASTEELTAIADTWRNWGAEDGGWFLVPHGEVLCRG from the coding sequence ATGCCGGATGCTGCCCCGCCGAAAGAGACCGCCGTCTACACCCACGGCCACCACGAGTCGGTGCTGCGCTCGCACCGCTGGCGGACCGCCGCCAACTCGGCGGGCTATCTGCTCGGTGAACTCCGGCCCGGCATGGCGGTGCTGGATGTCGGCTGCGGTCCCGGCACCATCACCGCCGACCTGGCCGCCCTGGTCGCACCCGGCCGGGTGACGGCGGTCGACACCGGCACCGGCATCCTGGAGCAGGCAGCGGCGGTGGCCGCCGAACGAGGCCTGGAGAACGTCGAGTTCGCCGTGGCCGACGTGCACGCGCTGGACTTCCCCGACGGTTCCTTCGACGTCGTCCACGCCCACCAGGTGCTCCAGCATGTGGGCGACCCGGTGCAGGCGCTGCGCGAGATGCGGCGGGTCTGTCGCCCCGGCGGAGTGGTCGCCGCGCGGGACAGCGACTACGCGGCGATGGCCTGGTATCCGGAGACACCCGGGCTGGCGGCGTGGCAGGAGGTGTACCGCCGGGTGGCCCGCGCCAACGGCGGCGACCCGGACGCCGGGCGGAAGCTGCTCTCCTGGGCGCGGCAGGCCGGGTTCACCGACATCACCCCGACCGCCGCCGCCTGGTGCTTCGCCACCCCGGAGACCCGCGCCTGGTGGAGCGGGCTGTGGGCGGACCGTACGACGGACTCCGTCTACGCCGAACTGGCGGTACGGGGCGGCCATGCGAGCACCGAGGAGCTGACGGCCATCGCGGACACCTGGCGCAACTGGGGTGCGGAGGACGGCG